A genomic region of Tsukamurella pulmonis contains the following coding sequences:
- a CDS encoding AAA family ATPase encodes MTTSNPTAQRYFSLGLRSLAARTDTREPAQAFRLAVEADPTMCDAWIGLMAVDRTQLADPAAARGLLASARNFGAELRRNGMTVDPAEGALGLKIPVHMGVVELGMPVTDVTYARAGAAVILAQTGHLAEAAEELTKLQREVSHDSPAQRNYLRYLWLCLLGLAHRWPEVLSTVADSREPLWVSAESDGAVRFWQLGVTALTARALVGTGDAHQALSATRTALASEDYKLVQASLIVTQAYALRATGDADGAAKLLRDARAWISSRADLDHAAAGGFLEVVTAQSMGTRTDPWDPASGTTAQEIEQQSLDRQRDVVLADAWRELDALVGSPDVKSQIRRLASKVEMDRERKQLSEELGEEYLEEEMRLSAIITGPPGTGKTTGVRILAKLYYGLGVIARPEVYEHQPSDMMTGYVGQAGIRTNKLVDESRGGLFFLDEAYGLVAGDGEDQASRFGREALEALLARIENEGDRPLRDKVVVVLAGYDDDMNRLLQVNAGLPLRFPTRISFSSFTPGELVEIAESVAAKNRERLGDGVREYLETHNDRLAEVSALDLKGRLCTGIDLMSNARFMRTVISSARGFRDFRVSAIDRSGLSSEEKRSLLRTLELDDVRLAYEETLRVSPNFPWAEWNLLESNWRAKTNG; translated from the coding sequence ATGACGACCTCGAATCCCACTGCCCAGCGGTACTTCTCGCTCGGGCTGCGATCTCTCGCTGCGCGGACGGACACGCGCGAACCGGCGCAGGCCTTCCGGCTGGCGGTCGAAGCCGATCCCACGATGTGCGATGCGTGGATCGGCCTGATGGCCGTGGACCGCACCCAGCTCGCCGATCCCGCCGCCGCCCGCGGTCTGCTGGCGTCCGCGCGAAACTTCGGCGCGGAACTGCGTCGCAACGGCATGACCGTCGACCCGGCCGAAGGAGCGCTCGGCCTGAAGATCCCCGTGCACATGGGGGTCGTCGAACTCGGGATGCCGGTGACCGACGTGACGTACGCGCGTGCGGGTGCCGCCGTGATCCTGGCGCAGACCGGCCACCTCGCCGAGGCCGCGGAGGAGCTGACCAAGCTGCAGCGCGAGGTCAGTCACGATTCGCCGGCGCAGCGCAACTACCTGCGCTACCTGTGGCTGTGCCTGCTCGGGCTCGCGCACCGCTGGCCCGAGGTCCTCTCGACGGTGGCCGACAGCCGCGAGCCGCTCTGGGTGTCGGCCGAGTCCGACGGAGCGGTCCGCTTCTGGCAGCTCGGCGTCACGGCCCTGACGGCGCGCGCGCTGGTCGGGACCGGCGATGCGCACCAGGCGCTCTCGGCGACGCGGACGGCCCTCGCCTCCGAGGACTACAAGCTGGTGCAGGCCAGCCTCATCGTCACGCAGGCGTACGCCCTCCGCGCGACCGGTGATGCGGACGGCGCGGCCAAACTGTTGCGCGATGCGCGGGCGTGGATCTCCTCGCGGGCCGACCTCGACCACGCGGCGGCGGGCGGCTTCCTCGAGGTGGTCACCGCGCAGTCGATGGGAACCCGCACCGATCCCTGGGATCCGGCTTCGGGCACCACGGCGCAGGAGATCGAGCAGCAGAGCCTGGACCGGCAGCGCGACGTCGTGCTCGCCGATGCGTGGCGCGAGCTGGACGCCCTCGTCGGCAGCCCCGATGTGAAGTCCCAGATCCGCCGCCTCGCCTCGAAGGTCGAGATGGACCGCGAGCGCAAGCAGCTCAGCGAGGAGCTCGGCGAGGAGTACCTCGAGGAGGAGATGCGGCTCTCGGCGATCATCACCGGACCGCCCGGCACCGGTAAGACCACCGGTGTGCGGATCCTCGCGAAGCTGTACTACGGCCTCGGCGTGATCGCGCGCCCCGAGGTGTACGAGCACCAGCCCAGCGACATGATGACCGGCTACGTCGGGCAGGCCGGTATCCGCACCAACAAGCTGGTCGACGAGTCCCGCGGCGGTCTGTTCTTCCTCGACGAGGCGTACGGGCTCGTCGCGGGGGACGGCGAGGATCAGGCCTCCAGGTTCGGTCGCGAGGCGCTCGAGGCCCTGCTGGCCCGGATCGAGAACGAGGGCGACCGTCCGCTGCGGGACAAGGTCGTGGTGGTCCTCGCGGGGTACGACGACGACATGAACCGCCTGCTGCAGGTGAACGCCGGTCTCCCGCTGCGCTTTCCGACGCGGATCTCGTTCAGTTCCTTCACTCCGGGGGAGCTGGTGGAGATCGCCGAGTCCGTGGCGGCGAAGAACCGGGAGCGGCTGGGCGACGGCGTGCGCGAGTATCTCGAGACCCACAACGACCGTCTCGCCGAGGTGAGCGCCCTCGACCTGAAGGGACGGCTGTGCACCGGCATCGACCTGATGTCGAACGCCCGGTTCATGCGCACCGTCATCTCGTCCGCGCGCGGTTTCCGCGACTTCCGGGTCAGCGCGATCGATCGTTCCGGCCTCTCCTCGGAGGAGAAGCGGTCGCTGCTGCGCACGCTCGAGCTCGACGACGTGCGGCTGGCCTACGAGGAGACCCTGCGGGTGTCGCCGAACTTCCCGTGGGCGGAGTGGAATCTGTTGGAGTCGAACTGGCGGGCGAAGACGAATGGCTGA
- the eccB gene encoding type VII secretion protein EccB has translation MAEINSDPSNPKSGLQERVRGFRLTSKYQKSGEAYLQRRNEEALVRRDTRWIDDVKKYQGSPLYMALAVGLVVALGSVIGAVIFPAGKVGDGEIIQDAQTGGLYVRVGDTLNPIPNVVSGQLIVGSPAKPVQAKSGEIEKLPRGPMVGIPYAPTVIRNSQSTLSQWAVCDTTATGSAVPLDPGTGLPTTATSAVKVTVIGGGLSPAAGTDELTGDRARVVAFDNQTWLVYSDDGVVARARLDLGNSAIREALGISIDQRVVPMSSGLFNALAAREPVDVPQITDLGKPVRFPNTEKLLVGTTLRVPTVDGGWTYYVVAADGIQQITQTAASILQTVSPVKSGVVETEAAKANQWPKVGGRIAVDHFPEGKVRIEDPTSDPVTCLAWSHDGDEPTADQRVLVAGTLPLTAEQNAARISLIGAPDSAGTIADDVYLPANSGRYVYATGSAPDSREHSGEFWIADTGIRYGIDDQGSTEQGASAKALGLSNPVPAPWTMISLFAQGPTLSQAGASIKHDGGAQDPVVAKFDPRGK, from the coding sequence ATGGCTGAGATCAACTCCGACCCGTCGAACCCGAAGTCGGGCCTGCAGGAACGGGTCCGCGGCTTCCGGCTCACGTCGAAGTACCAGAAGTCGGGCGAGGCGTACCTGCAGCGGCGCAACGAAGAGGCGCTGGTGCGGCGGGACACGCGCTGGATCGACGACGTCAAGAAGTACCAGGGGTCGCCGCTCTACATGGCGCTCGCGGTGGGCCTCGTCGTGGCGCTGGGCTCCGTGATCGGCGCGGTCATCTTCCCCGCGGGCAAGGTGGGCGACGGGGAGATCATCCAGGACGCCCAGACGGGCGGCCTGTACGTTCGGGTGGGTGACACGCTGAACCCGATCCCCAACGTGGTCTCCGGACAGCTCATCGTGGGCTCGCCGGCCAAGCCGGTCCAGGCCAAGTCCGGCGAGATCGAGAAGCTGCCCCGCGGGCCCATGGTCGGCATCCCGTACGCCCCCACGGTCATCCGCAACTCGCAGAGCACACTCTCGCAGTGGGCCGTGTGCGATACGACGGCCACCGGATCGGCCGTACCGCTCGATCCCGGCACCGGCCTGCCCACGACCGCGACCTCCGCGGTCAAGGTCACCGTCATCGGCGGCGGCCTCTCGCCCGCCGCCGGCACCGACGAACTGACGGGCGATCGCGCCCGCGTCGTCGCCTTCGACAACCAGACCTGGCTCGTCTACTCCGACGACGGGGTCGTGGCGCGGGCCCGCCTGGACCTGGGCAACTCCGCGATCCGCGAGGCGCTGGGGATCAGCATCGATCAGCGCGTCGTCCCGATGTCCTCGGGCCTGTTCAACGCGCTCGCCGCGCGCGAGCCGGTCGACGTCCCGCAGATCACGGATCTCGGTAAGCCCGTGCGCTTCCCGAACACGGAGAAGCTGCTCGTCGGCACCACTCTGCGCGTCCCCACGGTCGACGGCGGCTGGACCTACTACGTGGTCGCGGCCGACGGCATCCAGCAGATCACGCAGACGGCGGCGTCGATCCTGCAGACCGTCTCGCCGGTCAAGAGCGGCGTGGTCGAGACCGAGGCGGCGAAGGCGAACCAGTGGCCCAAGGTCGGTGGGCGGATCGCCGTCGACCATTTCCCGGAGGGCAAGGTGCGCATCGAGGATCCGACGAGCGATCCCGTGACCTGCCTGGCCTGGTCGCACGACGGGGACGAGCCCACGGCCGACCAACGCGTGCTCGTGGCCGGCACCCTGCCGCTCACCGCGGAGCAGAACGCCGCCCGGATCTCGCTCATCGGCGCGCCGGACTCGGCCGGCACCATCGCCGACGACGTCTACCTCCCGGCCAACAGCGGCCGGTACGTCTACGCCACCGGCTCGGCGCCGGACTCGCGCGAGCACAGCGGCGAGTTCTGGATCGCCGACACCGGGATCCGGTACGGCATCGACGATCAGGGCTCGACGGAGCAGGGGGCCTCGGCCAAGGCGCTCGGCCTGAGCAACCCGGTGCCCGCGCCGTGGACGATGATCAGCCTGTTCGCGCAGGGGCCCACGTTGTCGCAGGCCGGTGCATCCATCAAGCACGACGGTGGCGCGCAGGACCCCGTCGTCGCGAAGTTCGACCCGAGGGGGAAGTAG